The Betaproteobacteria bacterium genome includes a window with the following:
- a CDS encoding PaaI family thioesterase, translating to MTVEAWTKLEEEVAMRVTNPGVSPLEEMRKRSGLEFLRDIASGVLPLPPIGKTLNFFLMEAEEGRVVFQGTPTFDFYNPIGTVHGGWAATLLDSCMACAIQTTLKKGYGYTTAELKVHLVRPMTDQTGPVRAEGKVIHPGRQVATSEGRLFGPDGKLYAHGTTTCVIFQIPT from the coding sequence ATGACTGTGGAAGCCTGGACCAAGCTGGAAGAAGAAGTCGCGATGCGCGTGACCAATCCCGGCGTGAGCCCGCTGGAGGAAATGCGCAAGCGCTCGGGGCTGGAATTTCTGCGCGACATCGCCTCGGGCGTGCTGCCGTTGCCGCCGATCGGAAAAACGCTGAATTTCTTCTTGATGGAAGCGGAAGAAGGGCGGGTGGTCTTTCAGGGCACGCCGACCTTCGATTTCTACAATCCGATCGGTACGGTTCACGGCGGCTGGGCAGCGACTCTGCTGGATTCGTGCATGGCCTGCGCGATACAGACCACGCTCAAGAAAGGTTACGGCTACACGACCGCCGAGCTCAAGGTCCATCTGGTGCGGCCGATGACCGACCAAACCGGCCCGGTGCGCGCCGAAGGCAAGGTCATCCATCCCGGCAGGCAGGTGGCGACTTCGGAAGGGCGGCTGTTCGGTCCGGACGGGAAACTCTACGCGCACGGCACGACGACCTGCGTGATTTTTCAGATACCAACCTGA